The proteins below are encoded in one region of Sebastes fasciatus isolate fSebFas1 chromosome 16, fSebFas1.pri, whole genome shotgun sequence:
- the adamts15a gene encoding A disintegrin and metalloproteinase with thrombospondin motifs 15a: MFIRTTFLLCFGVVSLSLLKLVRCMESELCFPVRLDNHDMRRDSDNDVEILNGKQVIKIGAFQQELVIDLHQDSNFIAPSISNQDAFWLSNSDVSTDLSRCFYSGYVNSDPHSYAALSLCKGLQGAFGFQGWEYFINPVQNDTNAHIIRRRKGNNLQLNSTSRCAVESDIISLQVAQSLEKYKQLKDDNVTETMLRRMGRSKRFASIPRYVETLVVADESMLQFHGDDLKHYLLTLMAVAARLYRHPSILNSISIVVVKIVVITEEEKGPKVSGNAAMTLRNFCTWQKKMNKNNDKHPDYWDTAILFTRQDLCGASTCDTLGMADVGTMCDPKRSCSVIEDDGLPSAFTTAHELGHVFNMPHDNVRACEDVFGKLQDNHMMSPTLIQINRTSPWSPCSAAIITEFLDSGHGECLLDQPPKPLVFPDVLPGTSYILDRQCELAFGEHSKPCPFMQPPCGRLWCTGKSNGHLVCMTRHFPWADGTYCGDNQVCDRGVCSNKRDQNVKVDGRWGKWGTFGSCSRTCGGGVQLSRRECDNPVPSNGGKYCQGVRVKYRSCNLNRCPDTGKTYREEQCANSGRSFNSNRIDPSVVWVPKYSGVSPDDRCKLICRANGTGYFYVLAPKVVDGTPCSPDSTGVCVQGKCIKAGCDGKIGSTKKFDKCGNCGGDSKGCKKVSGLFTKPEHGYNFVVMLPVGAANIDVRQRGYKGMRSDDNYLAVKNSEGHYLLNGNYVVSAGERDIIVKKSLLRYSGTAGLSETLQAVKPLGESLTVEVLCAGQMTPPRIRYSFYLARQTKDEKPLKKDGRVNSHNSVLAEDGVKENGGDTLKESYNKEDPAIGKWISTGWDQCSVTCGSGIQRRMVQCLRPDGKPGMDCDPSQRPSATRVCGDPCPEWDIGQWSPCSRTCGKGFKRRPLHCKTQTGHLLPRDHCTGLRKPQELDFCNLRPC; this comes from the exons ATGTTTATCAGAACAACTTTTCTCCTCTGCTTTGGTGTGGTGTCACTCTCACTCTTAAAACTTGTGCGTTGCATGGAAAGTGAACTTTGCTTCCCTGTCAGATTGGATAACCATGACATGAGGAGGGATTCTGACAACGACGTGGAAATCCTGAATGGAAAACAGGTCATTAAGATAGGAGCTTTCCAGCAGGAGTTAGTGATCGATTTGCACCAGGACTCTAATTTCATCGCACCTTCTATTTCTAACCAAGACGCATTCTGGCTCTCCAACTCAGATGTCTCCACTGACCTGAGCCGGTGCTTTTACTCCGGATATGTGAACTCTGATCCACATTCTTATGCAGCTCTGAGCCTCTGTAAAGGTCTACAAGGTGCGTTTGGCTTCCAGGGCTGGGAATATTTCATCAACCCGGTGCAAAATGACACAAATGCGCACATCATCCGGCGCAGAAAAGGCAACAACCTGCAGCTCAATTCCACCTCCAGGTGCGCGGTGGAAAGCGACATCATAAGTCTCCAAGTTGCGCAATCGTTGGAGAAGTACAAGCAGCTGAAAGATGACAATGTGACCGAGACGATGCTGAGGAGGATGGGCAGATCCAAGAGGTTTGCATCGATCCCGAGGTACGTGGAGACGCTGGTGGTGGCAGATGAGTCCATGTTGCAGTTCCACGGAGACGACCTGAAGCACTACCTGCTGACTCTGATGGCGGTGGCTGCGAGGCTCTACAGACACCCCAGCATCCTCAACTCCATCAGCATCGTGGTGGTGAAGATTGTGGTTATAACCGAGGAGGAAAAAGGACCCAAGGTGTCTGGCAACGCTGCCATGACGCTGAGAAACTTCTGCACTTGGCAGAAGAAGATGAACAAGAACAACGACAAGCATCCGGACTACTGGGACACTGCAATCCTTTTCACTAGACAg GACTTGTGTGGAGCCTCCACCTGTGACACTCTTGGCATGGCGGATGTCGGCACCATGTGCGACCCCAAGAGGAGCTGCTCTGTGATCGAAGACGACGGCTTACCCTCGGCCTTCACCACTGCTCATGAGCTTG GACACGTGTTCAACATGCCACACGACAATGTGAGGGCCTGCGAGGACGTGTTTGGGAAACTTCAAGACAACCACATGATGTCTCCCACTCTCATTCAGATCAACCGCACCAGCCCCTGGTCCCCCTGCAGCGCTGCCATCATCACTGAATTCCTAGACAGCGGGCACG GGGAGTGTTTGCTCGACCAGCCTCCAAAACCGTTGGTCTTCCCCGACGTGCTACCGGGAACATCCTACATCCTTGACCGTCAATGTGAGCTCGCGTTCGGAGAACACTCCAAGCCCTGTCCCTTTATGCAACCGCCATGTGGCCGTCTGTGGTGCACTGGGAAATCCAATGGCCATTTGGTGTGTATGACTCGGCACTTCCCCTGGGCAGACGGCACCTACTGTGGGGACAATCAGGTCTGCGACCGAGGGGTCTGTTCGAACAAGCGGGACCAAAATGTGAAG GTGGACGGCCGCTGGGGGAAGTGGGGCACGTTCGGTTCCTGTTCACGCACGTGTGGAGGCGGAGTCCAACTGTCTAGAAGAGAGTGTGACAACCCAGTTCCGTCAAATGGGGGTAAATACTGCCAAGGGGTTCGGGTCAAATACCGCTCGTGCAACCTGAACCGCTGCCCTGACACAG GTAAGACTTATCGTGAGGAGCAGTGTGCAAACAGTGGCCGCAGTTTCAACAGTAACCGCATCGACCCCTCTGTGGTGTGGGTACCCAAGTACTCTGGAGTGTCCCCCGATGACAGGTGTAAACTCATCTGCAGGGCTAACGGCACTGGCTACTTCTATGTCCTGGCACCCAAG GTTGTGGATGGGACTCCATGCTCCCCAGACTCCACAGGAGTGTGTGTCCAAGGGAAGTGCATTAAGGCGGGCTGTGACGGGAAAATTGGCTCCACCAAGAAGTTTGATAAGTGTGGAAACTGCGGAGGTGATAGCAAGGGCTGCAAGAAGGTGTCGGGTCTCTTCACAAAGCCTGA GCACGGCTACAACTTTGTGGTCATGTTACCAGTGGGCGCAGCCAATATAGACGTCCGTCAGCGAGGCTACAAGGGAATGAGGAGTGACGACAACTACCTGGCGGTAAAAAACAGCGAGGGCCACTACCTGCTCAACGGGAACTACGTAGTgtcagctggagagagagacatcaTCGTAAAGAAAAGCCTGCTGCGCTACAGCGGCACAGCCGGCCTCTCTGAGACCCTGCAGGCCGTTAAGCCCTTAGGAGAATCCCTGACTGTGGAGGTGCTTTGCGCGGGCCAGATGACGCCACCTCGCATCCGCTACTCCTTCTACCTCGCCCGTCAGACCAAGGACGAGAAGCCTCTGAAGAAGGACGGGCGTGTAAACTCCCATAACAGTGTCCTGGCTGAGGATGGTGTCAAGGAGAACGGGGGAGACACCCTGAAGGAGTCTTATAACAAGGAGGATCCCGCCATCGGGAAATGGATATCCACAGGTTGGGACCAGTGCTCGGTGACCTGCGGCAGCGGGATCCAGAGGAGGATGGTGCAGTGTCTGAGACCGGACGGGAAGCCAGGGATGGACTGTGATCCTTCACAAAGACCCTCAGCCACCAGGGTTTGTGGAGACCCCTGTCCTGAGTGGGATATTGGGCAGTGGTCACCTTGCTCCAGAACCTGTGGGAAGGGCTTCAAGAGACGACCGTTGCACTGCAAAACCCAAACTGGGCATCTGCTGCCAAGGGACCACTGCACTGGCTTACGCAAGCCACAGGAGCTGGACTTCTGTAACCTAAGGCCTTGCTAG